CGGCCCGTCATCTTCGGGAACCAGTAGTAGACGCCGGCGAAGATCGTGAAGAGCGATCCGCCGAACAGCACGTAGTGGATGTGGGCGACGATGAAGTACGTGTCGCTCACGTAGATGTCCAGCGGGATCATCGCGAGCATCACGCCGGAGATCCCGCCCAGGGTGAACATGGTCAGGAAGCCCAGGGCGAAGAGCATCGGCGTGTCGAGGTGCAGCACGCCCTTCCACAGCGTCCCGAGCCAGCTGAAGATCTTGATGCCGGTCGGCACGGCGATGATCGCGGTGGTGACCATCATCGGGATGCGGATCCACGGCTGCATGCCCGAGACGAACATGTGGTGGGCCCACACCGTGAAGCCCAGCACGACGATCGCCAGCAGCGAGAAGGCCATCATCCGGTAGCCGAAGATCGGCTTGCGGGACTTCACCGCCAGGACCTCGGAGATGATCCCGAAGCCCGGCAGCATCATGATGTAGACCGCCGGGTGCGAGTAGAACCAGAAGACGTGCTGGTACATCAGCACGTCGCCTCCGGCGTCCTGCGCGGTGCGGAAGAAGTTGAAGCCCAGCGCGTAGTCGAGCAGGACGAAGAACTGCGACGCGGCGATGAACGGCGTGGCGATGACGACCAGCAGGGAGGTCGAGAAGTTCGCCCACACCAGCAGCGGCATGCGGAAGAACGACATCCCGGGCGCCCGCATGGTGATGATGGTCACCAGGAAGTTCAGCGCGGTCGCGATCGACGACGCTCCCGCGAACTGCACGCCGATGGTGAACGCCATCTGCCCCGGTGGCGCGGTCGTCGACAACGGCGCGTAGGCCGTCCAGCCCGACGCGAACGAGCCGCCGGGCATGAAGAACGAGCTCATCATGAGCACGCCCGCGACCGGCAGCAGCCAGAACGACAGGGCGTTGAGGCGCGGGAACGCCATGTCCGGCGCGCCGATCATCAGCGGCAGGACGTAGTTCGCCAGCCCCGCGAAGACGGGGATGATGAACAGGAAGATCAGGATCGACGCGTGGACCGAGAAGAGGCCGTTGAACTCGCCCGGGTCCACGAACTGGCGGCCCGGCTGCGCGAGCTCCGCGCGCATGAGCATCGCCATGAGGCCGCCGACGAACAGGAAGAAGAACGCGGTGACCGTGTACTGGATGCCGATGACCTTGTGGTCGGTGTTCGGGCGGAAGTAGTCCTTCCAGCTCTTCGCACCGTGGCCCGAGTGGTCCTCGGGGATCGTCGGCCTGCCGGCGGCCCAGCGGAACCAGTAGTCGAAGCAGCCCAGGCCGACCAGGAAGAACAGCGGCGCGGCCAGCATCGCGATGAACAGGACGGCCTCGCCCTTGTAGACGTCCAGGCCGTAGGCCGCGCGCGTCGCGAGGCTCAGGCCGAACGAGAAGGCGATGCCGATCGCGGTGTACAGGGCCGCCCGGTACCAGCCGGGCTGTCGCAGCGCCGCGCTCACTTGGTCACCTCAGACAGGTAGGTCGCCAGGCCGTCGACTTCCTGCTCGGAGAGCAGCTCGTCGTAGTTCGAGGGCATGATCCCGGGGGCGAAGCCGTTGGCGACCTCGGCGCCCGGGTCCACGATGTCGCGCTTGATCTCCTCGACGGACTTGCCCTTCAGCACGGCGTCGAGGTCGGGTCCGGTCGTCGCGGTGGTGCCCGCGTCTGACAGGGCGTGGCAGGCGCCGCACGCGGTGGCGCCGGCCGTGTTGCCCTCGGTGAAGAGCGTCTTGCCGTCGACCTCGGCGGGCTGGTTCTCGCCGTCGCCGCCGGCCGCCGCGCCGCTGCCCTTGGGCGCGGTCTGCTTGGCGACCCACGCGCGGAAGTCGTCGGGCGTGACGACCGTCGCGGTCTGGCGCATGAAGGCGTGGCCGATGCCGCAGAGCTCCGCGCAGACGATCTCGTGGCGGCCCATGAGCGTCGGCGTCACCCGGAAGTCGGTCGTGATGCCGGGGACCGCGTCGATCTTCATCCGCCAGTCCGGCACCCAGAAGTCGTGGATGACGTCCTTCGAGCGGACCTTGAACTGCACGGACTCGCCCTGCGGGACGTAGAGCTGCGAGGTCTTGAACGTCTTGCCGCCCTCGCGGTACTCGAAGGTCCAGGTGAACTGCTCACCCGTGACGATGACCTGGCGCTCCGGCCCCTGGGCCGGCGCCTCCTCGATGTCGGTGAGGACGATCCAGGCGTAGGTGCACAGGCCGACGAGGATGACCGCGGGGATCGTGGTCCAGATGACCTCGAGGCGGGTGGAGCCGTGGATCGGCGGGCCGTCGAGGTGCTCCTCGCCCGGGCGCACCCGGAAGTCGCGCACCGCGAAGAGCACCACGACGCTCACGAGCACGAAGAACGGGACGGAGGCGATGACCAGGACGTCCCAGAGGGTGTCGATGTCGTCGGCCTGGGTCGATCCCTGCTCGGGGAACCAGTCGATCGCGATGCCGAGGGCGATGCCCAACGCCGACGCGATGATCCCCACGACGAGCATCTGCGTCACGGTCCGGCGACCACCGCCACGGGCAGCCGCCGCGCCTCTCTCCTCCATGGCGCGACACTACGTGGAAGGCGGGACGGCAAGCAAGTGCGACGAGGCGGTCCGGACCCGTCCGACGTCCACGACCCGCTCCAGCGCCAGCGCCTCGCGCAGCCGCCGGTCGTGGGTGGCGACGACGAGCGCCCCCGGCCACGCGCCGAGCGCGGCCTCGAGGACCTCGAGCGCCTCGGCGTCGAGGTGCGTCGTCGGCTCGTCGAGCAGGAGGACGCGCGCCTGGCGGTGGGCGAGGACGGCGAGCTCCGCGCGCGTGCGCTCACCGGGGGAGAGCGTCGCGACGGGACGGCTCGCGTGCCCGGCGCCCAGGCCGTAGGCGGCGAGGGCCCCGCGGGCGGTGCCCTCGTCGACCTCGGCGGCGGCGCGGACCGCGGCGGCGAGCCCGGGCGCGTCGGCGCGCAGGAGGGTGCTGCGCTCCTGGCCGAGCTCGGCGACGACGGCGCCGGCCGCGGCGCCGCGGACGCCCGTCGTGGGAGCGATCCGGCCCGCGAGCGCGGCCAGGA
The DNA window shown above is from Conexibacter sp. SYSU D00693 and carries:
- the coxB gene encoding cytochrome c oxidase subunit II, which produces MEERGAAAARGGGRRTVTQMLVVGIIASALGIALGIAIDWFPEQGSTQADDIDTLWDVLVIASVPFFVLVSVVVLFAVRDFRVRPGEEHLDGPPIHGSTRLEVIWTTIPAVILVGLCTYAWIVLTDIEEAPAQGPERQVIVTGEQFTWTFEYREGGKTFKTSQLYVPQGESVQFKVRSKDVIHDFWVPDWRMKIDAVPGITTDFRVTPTLMGRHEIVCAELCGIGHAFMRQTATVVTPDDFRAWVAKQTAPKGSGAAAGGDGENQPAEVDGKTLFTEGNTAGATACGACHALSDAGTTATTGPDLDAVLKGKSVEEIKRDIVDPGAEVANGFAPGIMPSNYDELLSEQEVDGLATYLSEVTK
- the ctaD gene encoding cytochrome c oxidase subunit I; amino-acid sequence: MSAALRQPGWYRAALYTAIGIAFSFGLSLATRAAYGLDVYKGEAVLFIAMLAAPLFFLVGLGCFDYWFRWAAGRPTIPEDHSGHGAKSWKDYFRPNTDHKVIGIQYTVTAFFFLFVGGLMAMLMRAELAQPGRQFVDPGEFNGLFSVHASILIFLFIIPVFAGLANYVLPLMIGAPDMAFPRLNALSFWLLPVAGVLMMSSFFMPGGSFASGWTAYAPLSTTAPPGQMAFTIGVQFAGASSIATALNFLVTIITMRAPGMSFFRMPLLVWANFSTSLLVVIATPFIAASQFFVLLDYALGFNFFRTAQDAGGDVLMYQHVFWFYSHPAVYIMMLPGFGIISEVLAVKSRKPIFGYRMMAFSLLAIVVLGFTVWAHHMFVSGMQPWIRIPMMVTTAIIAVPTGIKIFSWLGTLWKGVLHLDTPMLFALGFLTMFTLGGISGVMLAMIPLDIYVSDTYFIVAHIHYVLFGGSLFTIFAGVYYWFPKMTGRMFDERLGKLHFWTTFVFFNVTFAPMHLIGVQGMPRRVADYADQFATWNLVISLASFCLGLSTLIFAYNIVASWRGGPRAVSNPWRALTLEWQVSSPPPIFNFDDIPTVVGGPYEYGVPGAVHGVFKSPDPAPPAPAGGVGPSPAQQSAT